GGGCTGTCTCGGCGCGGTTTCCTTCGACGACGGCGACGCCGACCCCGACGAGGATGCTGACGATGAACTGCCCGCTACGAACGAGCTACCCGACGCGGACGAACTGCTCGAGCAGACGATGGAAGCCGAATCGTCCATCGACGACGTCCACGGCGTCCAGACGGTGACGGTGGACGACGGCGACGACGTCGTCACGTCGACACACGAAGTCTGGCAGCGCTCGTCCGGCGAGTACCGAAGCGAACTCCTCGAGACCGACGACTCCGAGGAGTTCGACGTCACGGTCTCGAACGGAACGACGACCTGGATGTACGATGAAGCCGACAACGAGGCCGTGCGAACGGACCTCGAGTTCGACGCGGAGGAACTGGAAGCGCTGAGCGAGGAGATGGCCGATTCCCTCTACGCCAACATGACCGCGACGGTCGACGGGACCGCCACCGTGGCCGACCGCAAGGCCTACGTCCTCGAACTCACGCCCGACGGCGACGACGCGATCTACGAGTCGGTTACGCTCTGGATCGATCAGGAATCGAAGTACCCGCTGAAACAGGAGAGCACGATGACGGCTACCGGGAACGTGACGGTAACCATCGCGTTCGAAGAAGTCACCTTCAACGAGGGTATCGACGACGAACGGTTCGCGTTCGAACCGCCTGCGGACGCCGAGATCATCGACACTAACGACTTCGCGTTCGAACAGTTCGACGACATCGGGCCGGCCGCGGACGCGACACCGTTCGAACTCCCCGATCCCGACGTTCCTGCCGAGTACGCACTCGAGGGCGTCACGGTCTCCGAGGGTCTCAACGGATGGAGCGCATCCCTCCAGTACGCGGACGACGCCGAAACGTTCCTGTTCGTCAGCGTCACCAATGGCGAGACCGACTCCGTCGTTGACCCGGACGGCACGCCGGTCGAGATCGGCGAAACCGACGCGATCGTTCGCGAGTTCGGACCGGAGACGACTGCGATCGAGTGGAATGACGGCGGGCTCAGCTACACCGTGAGCGGCGACCTCGAGACCGACGAGCTGACCGCGATCGCCGAGTCGATCGTCGACTAACGAGACGCGTCTCGCGAAGTACCTGTTTTCGCCGTACGCTGGCACGCTGCCGAAAAATATCGTCAGCACCGAGCTGCCGTCAGTCCTCGCCCGTCGTGATATCCGCCGACAGCCCCTGTGCCATCTCGATCTCTTTCGAGTTGTTCATCGTCCAGGCAGTCCGCTCCGTGACGGCCTCGATGGCCTCTCGAGCGCTCGGATAGCCGTTACCCGACTTCTTCACGCCGCCGAAGGGCAACTGCACCTCCGCGCCGATACACGGCAGGTTCGCGTACGCGAGGCCGATCTCCGCCCGATCGCGGAACGCGTGGAGCTGACGGTAGTCCTCGGAGATGATCGCCCCCGCGAGCCCGTAGGGCGTGTCGTTGTGGATCTCGAGCGCGCGCTCGATGTCGCCCTCGTATTCTATCAGGGCGACGTGCGGGCCGAAACACTCCTCTTGCAGACAGCGCAGGTCGGAATCGTAGTCGATCTCGTAGACGAACGGCCCGACCCAGTGGCCCGCGTCGGAGCCGTCCGGAATCTCGCTCTCCTCGAGTTCGAACCGGTCGACGAGTACCTCCGCGCCTTCCTCCCGGGCCAGTTCGTTGTGCTGGCGAATCTTCTCGACGTGGTCGGCCTCGATCGCCGGCCCCATGAACGTGTCATCCTCGAGCGGATCCCCGACCGAGACGTCCTCGGCGATGTCGACGAACCGGTCTTTGAACTCGTCGTAGACGTCCGTGTGAACGATCAGGCGCTCGCTCGAGACGCAGCGCTGCCCTGTCGTCTTGAAGCTGGACATGATCGCGGAGTGGACCGCGATGTCGAGATCCGCCTCCTCGGTGACGACGATCCCGTTTTTCCCGCCCATCTCGCAGGCGGCGAGTTTGCCGGGTTCGCCGCCGACCTTGCCCGAGATTTCGTGGCCGACCTCCGCGGAGCCCGTAAAGAGGACGGTGTCGACGCGGTCGTCTTCGGTGATCGCCGCGCCGGCGTCGCCGAAGCCCTGGACCATGTTGAACACGCCCTCCGGGATTTCGGCGTCGTCCATCATCTCGGCGATGACCTGCCCGCACCACGGCGTCTGTTCGGCGGGCTTCCAGACGACGGTGTTGCCCTCGACCAGCGCGATGGCCATGTGCCAGAACGGGATGGCGACGGGGAAGTTCCACGGCGTGATACAGCCGATTACGCCCCGCGGTTTTCGGCGCATGTAGGCGTCCTTGCCCGCGACTTCCGAGGGGACGACGTCCCCGTGAGGGTGACGGGCGTTGCCCGCAGCCCACTCGACCATGTGCCAAGCTTCCGTGACGTCCGCCTTCCCTTCGGAAATCTCCTTGCCGCACTCCTTCGAAACGATTTCGCCCAGTTCCTCGTGGCGCTCGCGGAGTTCGTGGTAGATATCCCAGAGGTACTCCGCGCGGTCGATGTAGGACAGGGAGCGCCACTCCTCGGAGGCGTTCTCTGCGGCCGCGAGTGCGGCGTCGACGTCGTCGACCGTTCCGCGACGGAACGTCGCCAGCGTCTCGCCCGTAGCGGGGTTTCGACTCTCGAACGTGTCGCCGTCGTCGTCGCTCCACTCTCCGCCGATGTAGTGGCCGTACATCTGTTCGGTGGCTTGCTGACTCATACCAAAATAAACGACGAGCGCCGTGAAAACCCTAATGGTGGGTTCCGGACGGACGCACCACCCGGCGAAGGCGTCGGTTGGCTCGAGCACCAACCTCGAAATCGAAGTCGCTCCGACCGTCGTCGATGAGGTTACTTCGATCGTCGCGGATGTCGTGTTCGTGCGAACAGGTCTCGGACGCGCTCCGAGTGGCGAACGACGGGGAGCACGACGATCGCACCCGTTACGAACCCGACGATCCCGGCGACGGCGGAGAGCGATACGAGCGCCACGCCGAGCGGAATCGACGCGACGACCGCACCACCAGCCCGCAACAGGATCGAGCGGAGCGCCCTCGAGAGCGACGAGACGGCGACCGCGTCCCGACCGAGCATAACGAGTTGCCAGCCACCGAAGGCACCCACCGAGCCGGCACAGAGGAGCACCGCGTCCGCCGTCCAGTCGCTCGCAACGAGAAAGAACGCGCTGAAACCGATTCCGAGCGCGAAGGTGATCGTCGGTCGGTCGGCGAACTCGCGGGCCAAAAGCGCTCGAGTCGCGAGCAACAGAGCCAGTCCGATCCCGACTCCGGCGACGACGTCGACGACGTAGTGGACGCCGAGTGCGACTCTGGTGAAACTGACCAGCGAGACGAGCGCGGCGGCGAGGCCGAACCGCAGGTGTTTCGTTCCGATCGAGAGCACGCCCGCCAGTCCGACGTAGACGATCGTGGTGTTGACGGCGTGGCCGCTCGGAAAGCCGTAGCCGCCGGCCGTCGCCGTCGCCTCGTACAACGGCTGGACGAGCCGCGGCAACAACATCGGATCGAGCAGCGGCATCTTGGGACGGGGCAAACCGAACAGCTCCTTGAGTCCGTTGTACAGCCCCATTCCGGCCAGCGCGACGCCCGCGACGGTGGCGATGTCGTCGCGAGTCGGCGCGTCGGCCCAGTAGAGAATCGTGAGGACGAGCGCGAGAAACCAGACGTCGCCGAGTTGCGTCAGCAGGGCGATGAGCACGGCTCCCCACTCGGGGATCGACTCTCGAAACAGATCGAACTCGCCGACGCCGCGGGACGAGGGTACGCGGATCACGCGGCCGAGAAACGGATCGAGGCAGGAGCGAGACGGTCGAGGGATACCGAACCGCCGGTCACCGGTCTTCCTCCTCCCCGCGCTCTTTCGTCACGGTCCGGTCGCCCTCCGGCGGTTGGTCCTCGCTATCGGGGTGGCGTTCCGCTCCCGACTCGTCCATCTCCTCCGTCGCGGGCTCCATTCCCTCGCCGGACCTCCCTTCGCCCGTCGCCGACATCTCGTCCGCCTCGTCTTCTTCATCGGTCGGCGCACCGGCTCGTTGCCGTTCGCTCCCCTCGTTCTCGCGGACCGTGGTTTCGTTGCGCTCGATGACGAGGTCGGTTCCCTCCTCGAAGTCGTTCCGTGTGGTCTCTCCCTCCAGACGAACCGCGTCTCCGGTCACCTCACGGACGGCATCCACGCCGATCGGGACGATGTCTTCGGTGTCCCCGTCCCAGTCGAGAACGGCCGTGACAGAGTCCATCACGCCCTCCTCGAGAGCGACGTACGCCGTTTCGTCCCCGGTCATCTTGACGACGCCGATCGGTTCACCGGCGGCCGTCTCGACCCGTTTGCCGACGTCACCATCCGCAAATCCCGAACTCATGTACGACAGTAACGGCATCCGCTGAAAGCGTGTGGTGCCTGCACAAGCCAGCGGTCCGAACGGGCTGGACGGTGGTACTCGAGTCCGCAACGCTACCGCTCTAGCGGTTCGTCACAGTAGCCACAGCGGTTCGATTCGACGGGTATGCGAGCACCGCACAACGGACAGTTGGTTTTCGTCCGTGCCGCGGAGCCGTCGTCGCTGAACGCCGCCCGTATCAACTCGAAGTCGAAGAGTATCCGCGCGAGTACGAGCACTCCGAACGCTGCGAGGAAGAGATACCGCCACAGCGGGGACGAACCGTCGGGGAGAGAGATCGGTACGCTAACGGGGTCCATCAGTACGATCGAACTGTCACTCGAACAAATAATTTTCCCTGACGGCGTCGACTGTCGGTTTGAACGGGACCGACTCAGCCCTGGCCCAGCTCCGCCGCCCTCTCGAGTTCGGTTCGGAGCGTCATCGAATCGAACTCGTGGTCGGGGCGCAGCCGAACGAAATCGAGGAACCGCCGCGTCGAGAGCAGTTCCTCGGCGTCGTAGACCGTCGCGGCCGCGCCGACGGCGTCTCGAGCGCCGATTCGCGGCTCGAGGACAGCCAGTGCACACGCGAGGTCGTACGCGGTGGTCTCGGCGACGCGGTCCTCGTGGACGTTGGTGGCGTCGATGAAGTAGAACTCGCCCTCACACAGCAGGATGTTCTCGGCGCGCAGGTCGCCGTGAGCCATCCCGTGGTCGCGTAGCGTGGCCAGCATCTCGAACAGTTCCGGCGCGCGCTCGGCGACGAGCCAGTCGGGGGCGTCGTCTAACGAACGGAACTTCGGCAGGTACTCGAGGACGAGCACGCCCAGCCCGTTGACCTCGAAGGCGTCGATCGGTTGGGGCGCGTTGATGCCGATCTCGCGCATCCGCTCCGTCGCCTCGTACTCGTGTTCGACCATCTCTCGCGGCGTGTCGAACCGACCGAAAAAACCGCCGGTGCCCGCCGATACCGCGCCGACGTTACGTCCGGTCGTCAACACGGCATGGACGAGCGCGTTCTGCCTCGAGACGATCTTGACGAACCACTCCTCGTCGATGACGCAGGGCGTCGACAGCCAGTTGTCGGCCTCGAGAAACTCCACGCGAACCGCCTCGCGGTCGTATCGATCCGCCAGCGTCTGGACAACACGCTCGAGGCGGTCCCACTCGACAGTCCCTCGCGCGAGCCGGCGGATGTCCATACGTCGACTGTGGGTGCTTCGGGGTTAAATGCCTCCCGAACTGTCGCCCTCGAGACGTGTTTCCGTCTCGGCGGGTCTCGCATCCGGTCGTCACGTCATCCGTCGGCGATCGAGACCGGGGCCCGGCTGGTTTCGAGTTTTTCACCAGCGCCTCACGGCGGGGGTGATGAGGCGAGCAACTCCAATCCGGCGTATTCGCGCTCAATCGGTGTCACGAACAGCATTCTTATCAGGATTGCAACGAAATATCTGGGCTGTTATGGATGCGATCGACGACCTCAGTGATGCGATCACCGTCACGCGAAACTTTCTGACGCCGATACGGGTGGGAATGTGGGTCAAACTCGCGATCATCGTCTTCTTCGTGAGTTCGCTCGGGTTCAATGGGGCGGCTCCCGGCGGCGACTTCGGGTCCTTCGCCGGCGATCCGGCGTTCGAGAACGGGCAGACCGACCAGGTCGAGGGGGACGTCCCGACCGATGAGCTCGTCCTCGGGCTGGTCATCATCGGTGCGATCGCGCTGGTCCTCTGGCTGGGCTACTCGCTCATCGCCGGAGTCATGGAGTTCGTCTTCCTCGAATCGTTACGGACGGGCGAGGTCCACGTGAGACGCTACTTCTCGGCGAACCTCGGCAACGGGATTCGGCTGTTCGCGTTCCGAGTCGGCGTCACGCTCGGTATCGGACTCCTCGCGGGTGCCCCCGTAGCGATCGTCTGGTTGCAAGGAACCCTCAGTGACGTTTCGGCCGCGTTGATCGGGTTGTACGCGCTGTACGCCTTCGGACTGTTCCTGGTGTACGCGCTCGTCGACCGCTTTACCAGCGAGTTCGTCGCCGCCATCATGCTCCTCGAGGATCGCGGCGTTCTCAGCGCGTGGAGTCGATTCTGGGGGACGTTTCGGGCTAACTGGACGGAGTACGTCGTCTACCTCGTGTTGGTCTGGATCCTCTCGCTCGCGATCACGATCGCCGCCGGGTTCGTGATGGTGCTCGGCATCCTGGTGCTGGCCATCCCCTTTGGTATCGTGATATTCCTGTTGTCCCTCCTCGGAGACGTCGGCATCGTTCTGGCCCTTCTCGTCGTATTGGTGGCGTTCGCAGTCGTCCTGCTCTTCGTGGCGCTCGTCTGGACGCCCATCACCACCTACTTCCGGTACTACGCGCTGTTGGTGCTCGGCGATACGAACGCCGAACTCGACCTTATTCCCGACCAGCGTGCGGCGGCGCGGTTCGACGGCGGCGAACCGACCGGTCGCGACGATCACTGGAACGACGGACGTGGCGACGAGCGGGATCGATCGGATCGCGGCGACGGCTGGTCGACGGACGACGGCGACGCGTGGGATAACGACTCGAGCGCGTGGGACGACCCGAACGACGCCGCCGACCCCGATTCGGACGACCGCGACTCGGATGACGATCGGGGCTGGTAACGGCATCGATCGGTGACGTTCCGCCTCACTCGAGGCATCTAGTAGCCACTGGAACGAATTTACACTGATCGCAACGCCGCGGTTCGGAGCGAACGGAGTGAGCGAGAACCGCGCTGCCCTCGTGCGATCAGGTGTGTATTGACTTTCAGTGACTACTATAACTGTCGACGACCGCGTCTGTCGGTGCGTTTATTTCATACGGCGGCAAGTATTGCGTATGGACACCGATCTGCCTGACGAACACCGAATGATTCGGGAGTCCGTCAGGGACTTCTGCGAGACCGAGATCGAGCCGATCGCTCAGGAGATCGAGGACGAGCACCGTTTTCCCGCCGAAATCTTCGAGCAACTCGCGGATCTCGACATGATGGGTGTCCCTATCGCGGAGGCAAACGGCGGTCTCGGGGGAGACACGCTCATGTACGCGCTCGTCGCCGAGGAACTCGGTCGCGTTTCCGGCTCCATCGGTCTGTCGTACGTCGCGCACACGTCGCTCGCGTCGAAACCGATCGAACTGTTCGGAACCGATGCACAGAAAGAGCGCTGGCTGCGCCCGCTCGCGGAGGGCGAGCACCTCGGCGGCTGGGCGCTGACCGAACCGGCCAGCGGCTCCGACGCGTCGGACATGGACACGACCGCACGGAAGGAGGGTGGAGAGTGGGTGTTAAACGGCACCAAGCAGTTCATCACGAACGCCTCCGAGGCCGGTTCCGTCCTGGTGAAAGCCGTTACGGACCCCGACGCGGGCTACGACGGCATCTCGACGTTCATCGTTGATCCGCGCGAAGACGACGGCTTCGAGGTCACGACGATCTGGGAGAAGATGGGACTGAACGCCTCGCCGACCTGCGAAATTCACCTCGAGGACGTTCGACTCCCCGAGGACCGCCTGCTCGGCGGGGAAGGCGAGGGCTGGGACCAGACCAAAAAGACGCTCGACGGCGGACGGATCTCCATCGCCGCGCTCTCGACCGGACTGGCCCAAGGAGCCTACGAGCACGCGAAGACCTACAGCAAAGAGCGCGAGCAGTTCGGTCAGCCGATTTCGAAGTTCGACGCCATCCGGGACAAGATCGTCGATATGCATCGGAAAACCGAGCGCGCACGCCTGCTCACCTACCGCGCTGCCCGCACGTACGACAAGGGAGAACCGGTGACTCGAGAGTCCGCCCTCGCGAAACTCGACGCCAGCGAGGCCGCCCGCGAAGTCGCCGAAGACGCCGTACAGGTGCTCGGCGGGTACGGCTACACCACCGACTTCGCGCCCCAGCGGTTCTACCGGGACGCCAAGCTGATGGAGATCGGCGAAGGAACCAGCGAGATCCAGCACCTCGTGATCGGCCGGGAGCTAGGGCTCTAATCCGGACGCGAGTCGTCGCGCTCACAACACCATGTTCACACTCGCCGTCAGCCTCGTGCTCGTCGTCCTCGGAACCGCCGGAATCCGATACGCGCCGGCCGTCGTCGCCGCTCAGCACCGACAGGGGATGGCCCCGCTCGAGGACGACGACCACGGCGTTCTCGACGAGACCGACCGGAAACGGGCCACGAGAGGAACGGGCGTCGTCTTCGTGGTCGTCGGTTTCGCACTCCTCGCGTACGGATCTGGCGCTATTTGAGGAGAGACAAACGCTACTCGAGCGCACCGAGTATACCGCCGTCGTCGCTACCGTTGTCGTCCGCGTCGTTCCCGTCGGTATCGTCGTTTCCGCTTCCATCGGCGTCGTCCCCCTCAGTGTCGTTACCGCTATCCTCGTCGGTATCGCCGTCGTTCGACTCCGCGTCGTCCGTCTCGATATCCGTAACTACTCCCTCCATGAGAGCGACGATGTTCGCCTCCTCCTGCCCGCGGAGCTGTCGGGGGTAGACGCCGATCGTCACGAGCAGGTCGTCGCCCGCCTCGACGGCCTCGCTGACGTGGAGGTCGACCTCGAGGCTCTGCCCGGAGAAGACCGCATCGGCGCGAAACCGCGACCGGGTCGCCGTCTGCTCGAGGGACGTGACGTCGGCGTCTTCCTCGTGAGAGATATCGCTGATGTCGTCGTAGTTGTGCTGGATCAGTTCGACAAGCTCCGCAGCCGACATATCCTCGACGGGGTTGAAATTACGGCCCACCAAGCTGACCTTCGGCGTTGTGAGCACCATGAAGACGGCTCCGCGCTGACGACCGAGGGGGCCCATGTCCACCGCCTTCTCGTGTTCGGTGAGGTAGTTCGTGACGACGATGGTCTCCGACGCGGGTCCGATGCCGACGTCCTCTTCGACGACGATCTCGTCGACGTTCGTCTGGTCGTATCCCGTCTCCGAACGAACGTTTGCGTCGACGCCCGCTGGCGACGATTCGTGTTCGGCCATTCCGATCAGGCCGAGACAGCCGGAGAGACCGGCGAGTCCCGCGACGCCGAGTCCGCCGAGAAGCGTTCTGCGATTCATTTTCGAACTAATGGATGTTCATTTCATAAATGTGTATTGAATCGGTGATTGTCTGTTGAACCGTGAACACATTCTGCTCGAACTCGGTCACGCTCTGTCTACGCCGGGACGACTTACTCCCGCCGGAAGAATCCCAGTATCTCCGAAGCGAGTGACGAACCGGACTGTCGGCTGAACCGTTCACGATGTACGCGCGTCAGGTACAAGACGAGGACGTATCCGAGCGACGAGAGAATAACCGCGATAACGACGTTTCCGAGAAGCAGTTGCTGAATCGCGACCCACGCCGTCTCTGTGTTTATCGCGTCGCGCGAACGAACCGAATCCGAACCCAACAAGAACGCCCCGGTCTGAAAACTCGCGAGGTACACCAGGGGTTTGATGATCGGGTTGAGCACGGCAACGGAGGCGAAAATCGCGGGTTTGCTGATCCACGACCATATCGCGACGAGAACGAAAAACAGACCGATCCCGAGACCGCCGGTCGGGAGCGACGTGATGAAGATGCCGATGGCAAAGCTCAGGGCAACCTGTTCTGGGGTGTGTTCCTCGCGGAACGCCGCGAGGAGCTTTCGACGGACTCGATCGCGATACTGGGCGAGCCGTTCCCCTACCATTCACTCTACCCGTCGGTAACCAGCAATCGGGAAAAAGATACCGAGTTCCCCCGGTATATCAGGGGAACGAACCGGCTTCCTCGAAGGCGTCGGCGACGCGCTGGATCGCTACCACGTACGCCGCGGTCCGCGGATTGTCGAGTGCGTTCTCCTCGAGCGTCTCGACGAGCGCGACGAAGGCGTCGACGATGATCTCCTCGAGTTCGTCGTTAACTCGCTGTTCGGTCCAGGAGAAGCGCTGCCGGTTCTGGACCCACTCGAAGTAACTGACCGTGACGCCGCCGGCGTTGGCGAGAATGTCCGGAACGACGAACACGTCCCTGCGTTCGAGGAGCGCGTCGGCCTCGGGCGTCAGCGGCCCGTTCGCGGCCTCCGAGATGACGTCCGCCTCGACCGCGTTGGCGAGATCGGCGTCGATGGCGTTCTCGAGCGCGGCGGGGATGAGCAAGTCGACGTCCATCGTCAGAACCTCCTCGTTCGTCACGTCCTCCTCGCTCTCCGCGTAGCCGACGATGCTGCCGGTCTCGTTCTTGTGATCTTTGGCCGCGACCGGATCGAAGCCGTCGGGGTTGTAGATCCCACCGCTCGAGTCGCTGGCGGCGACGACGGTCGCGCCCATCTCGTCGATCAGCTTCGCGGCGATCCAGCCGGCGTTACCGTAGCCCTGAACGGCGACGGTCGCTCCCTCGAGATCTTTGTCGAGGTAGTCGAAGGCCTCGCGGGCCGCGATTACCGTCGATCGACCGGTCGCCTCGACGCGTCCCTCGCTGCCGCCGCTGGCGATGTTCTTGCCCGTGATGACGCCCGGTTCCGTGGTGTTCTCGAGCGTCTCGTAGGTGTCTTTGATCCAGTTCATCTCCCGCTGGCCCGTGTTCACGTCGGGGGCGGGGATGTCGCGGTCTTCACCGATCATGGGGCGGAGTTCCGTTGCGAACGCGCGAGTGACGCGCTCGAGTTCGCTCTCGGAGTAGTCGTCGGGATCGATGACGATCCCTCCCTTTCCGCCGCCGTAGGGAATCCCGACAGTTGCACATTTGTACACCATCCAGCCCGATAGCGCCTTCACTTCGTCGCGGGAAACCTGTGGATGGTAGCGGATGCCACCTTTGTACGGGCCGCGATCGCCGTTGAACTGCGAGCGGAAGGCTTTGAAGCGCTCGAGTTCGCCGTCGTCCCGTTCGATCGTGAGGTTGGTCTCGAGAACTCGCTCCGGGTGTTTGAGCCGCTCGATCACGTCGCTGCCAATCTCGAGGTGGGCTGCAGCCTCGTCGATCTGTGACTGCAGGCTTTCGAATGGGTTCACGCCCTCGGTCATAGTAGCCCGTTTACGGGACGCAAGGATAAGCATAGCGAATATCTATCATGCCATACTGTTGGCAATGTTACACCATCGTTTAACGATGATTAGATACTGGTCGATCGGTCGTTTTTCGTCGCCGTCGGCCGTCCGCCTGATTCGCGTGAGCAGCGTGGTATCGGTGGTCCCACTGGTGCTCGCGCTATTGACGCTGTTCGGCGCATCTCGAGACAGTCGACGGGATGTACGACGCGCGTTCGCGAACCACGATCCCGTCGACTGTCTCGACGTCATCTCTGATCGCTGTCTCGCAGAAGACGTCCTCGGTGAGAACTGGCGTCGCGAGTATCGACGGCCACCCCTCGTTCAGAGTGAAAAACGTTCGATGCGCTTCGCGTGGTCAGCGTGGAACTGATGCACCCGACCGGACCGATCGACTGCGGACGCGTCCTCGACGGTCGCTCGAGTTCGCCGTCGAAGGATCTCGAAGGTATGGCGTCGGTCGGTTTTGGAGCCGCCATCGGGACCGATGACGGTCTCAGTTGACCACCGGAGGGTGACACCCCTCGTTCAGAGTGAAACGGGCGCGACGGTGTCGCCTGCGTTCGAGGGAAGGTATCCAACGTTCGGTTCGAACGGGAACTAGGAGAAATCGGACGCTGAAATTCTACGCTGAGAGACGATCCGTGGAACGCTGGTACCCACACCCCCCGTTCAGAGTGAAAACGGAACGCGATGGGGTGCCCCGAAAACGAGTAGCGGGACTCGAGACTAATTCTCACTATCTCTGTCGAGATATGATATCCAATTCGAAGAGATCTTCCGGAAACAACATCCGGTATTAGAAGACATAATACTACTATGTTAGCTAGACAAGTGTTTCTAGAAGAAAGAGTGGTAAAAAACGGAGGCTGCGCTCCTCGAACTGCCGCTTCGATCGTTACCACTGTGATCGGAGATTAGACGCCGTTACGACGACAACCGCGTTCATAACCCGACGGCAGTCGCCGCAGCTTCGATCCCGTTTTCACTCTGAACGGGGGGCGTAGGGGTTCGACTCGAGACCATCACCGAGGTGGCAGTACAGTCTGCATGTGGGGTATCTCCCGATCGGGAGGAGACGGCCGAAAAGCCGGACAACGAAACGTCTGGCGAGCCGTTATCAGTCTGAACTACCTTCCATAGTTTTATTATGTCTGTCTCCAAGAACGGAGACATGGCTGAACAGGCTGGGGACCCGCTCTTCCACTCTCACGACCCCATCTTTAATCGGAAGGAACTCCTCCACGTCGGTCACGTGCCCGACGAAGACCGCATCGTCGGTCGCGACGACGAGATTGAATCCGTCGCCGCCGAAGTCGGCGCGATCACGCGCGGTGATCCGCCGAACAACGTGATGATCTACGGCAAGACCGGCACCGGAAAGAGTCTTATCTCTCGACACGTGGCCACTCGAGCGCAAAACGCCGCTCGAGGCAACGACATCGACTGCGGTGTTCTCTACGTCGACTGTTCCGAAGCGAACACGGAAACCCGTACGACGCGCCAGTTGGCGCTCAGTCTGAAAGATCAAACCGGCTATCAGGAGAGCATTCCGGTCCGCGGTGTCGGAACGATGGAGTACTACCAGCACATCTGGCAAATTCTCGAGGAGTGTTTTAACGCGATCATCGTCATCCTAGACGAGATCGATAAGCTGGACAACAGTAACATCCTGATGCAGCTCTCGCGCGCTCGAGAAGCCCAGAAGACGGACGCATACATCGGCGTTATCGGAATCAGTAACAAGGTCAAGTACCGCGAGACGCTCGACGAGCGCATCGACAGCAGCTTCGGTCACCGGGAGCTGTTTTTCCACCCCTACGACGCCTCGCAGCTCCGCGAAATCATGCGCAACCGCGAGGACGCCTTCCAGCCTGACGTCCTGGAGGGCGGCACGATCGAACTCTGTGCGGCGCTGGCCGCCAAGAAACACGGCGACGCTCGGAAGGCGATCGAGATCCTCAAGGAAGCCGGCGAACTCGCTCGTCGCACCGGTTCGGAAACCGTCTCCGAGAGCCACATCCAGCAGGCCCAGGAAGTCGCCGAGATCAACCGGATCGAAGAACTCACGAGCGGCGCGACCGTCCACGCGAAACTCGCCCTGTACGCGCTGGCGAGTCGCATCATCACCGGCGACCGCGAGACGCATAAGACGCGGAAGATCTACGAGCGATACGTCAGTATCTGCG
The genomic region above belongs to Natronorubrum halophilum and contains:
- a CDS encoding DUF2062 domain-containing protein — encoded protein: MVGERLAQYRDRVRRKLLAAFREEHTPEQVALSFAIGIFITSLPTGGLGIGLFFVLVAIWSWISKPAIFASVAVLNPIIKPLVYLASFQTGAFLLGSDSVRSRDAINTETAWVAIQQLLLGNVVIAVILSSLGYVLVLYLTRVHRERFSRQSGSSLASEILGFFRRE
- a CDS encoding Glu/Leu/Phe/Val family dehydrogenase, with translation MTEGVNPFESLQSQIDEAAAHLEIGSDVIERLKHPERVLETNLTIERDDGELERFKAFRSQFNGDRGPYKGGIRYHPQVSRDEVKALSGWMVYKCATVGIPYGGGKGGIVIDPDDYSESELERVTRAFATELRPMIGEDRDIPAPDVNTGQREMNWIKDTYETLENTTEPGVITGKNIASGGSEGRVEATGRSTVIAAREAFDYLDKDLEGATVAVQGYGNAGWIAAKLIDEMGATVVAASDSSGGIYNPDGFDPVAAKDHKNETGSIVGYAESEEDVTNEEVLTMDVDLLIPAALENAIDADLANAVEADVISEAANGPLTPEADALLERRDVFVVPDILANAGGVTVSYFEWVQNRQRFSWTEQRVNDELEEIIVDAFVALVETLEENALDNPRTAAYVVAIQRVADAFEEAGSFP
- a CDS encoding acyl-CoA dehydrogenase family protein is translated as MDTDLPDEHRMIRESVRDFCETEIEPIAQEIEDEHRFPAEIFEQLADLDMMGVPIAEANGGLGGDTLMYALVAEELGRVSGSIGLSYVAHTSLASKPIELFGTDAQKERWLRPLAEGEHLGGWALTEPASGSDASDMDTTARKEGGEWVLNGTKQFITNASEAGSVLVKAVTDPDAGYDGISTFIVDPREDDGFEVTTIWEKMGLNASPTCEIHLEDVRLPEDRLLGGEGEGWDQTKKTLDGGRISIAALSTGLAQGAYEHAKTYSKEREQFGQPISKFDAIRDKIVDMHRKTERARLLTYRAARTYDKGEPVTRESALAKLDASEAAREVAEDAVQVLGGYGYTTDFAPQRFYRDAKLMEIGEGTSEIQHLVIGRELGL
- a CDS encoding DUF6517 family protein, producing the protein MNRRTLLGGLGVAGLAGLSGCLGLIGMAEHESSPAGVDANVRSETGYDQTNVDEIVVEEDVGIGPASETIVVTNYLTEHEKAVDMGPLGRQRGAVFMVLTTPKVSLVGRNFNPVEDMSAAELVELIQHNYDDISDISHEEDADVTSLEQTATRSRFRADAVFSGQSLEVDLHVSEAVEAGDDLLVTIGVYPRQLRGQEEANIVALMEGVVTDIETDDAESNDGDTDEDSGNDTEGDDADGSGNDDTDGNDADDNGSDDGGILGALE
- a CDS encoding Cdc6/Cdc18 family protein, yielding MAEQAGDPLFHSHDPIFNRKELLHVGHVPDEDRIVGRDDEIESVAAEVGAITRGDPPNNVMIYGKTGTGKSLISRHVATRAQNAARGNDIDCGVLYVDCSEANTETRTTRQLALSLKDQTGYQESIPVRGVGTMEYYQHIWQILEECFNAIIVILDEIDKLDNSNILMQLSRAREAQKTDAYIGVIGISNKVKYRETLDERIDSSFGHRELFFHPYDASQLREIMRNREDAFQPDVLEGGTIELCAALAAKKHGDARKAIEILKEAGELARRTGSETVSESHIQQAQEVAEINRIEELTSGATVHAKLALYALASRIITGDRETHKTRKIYERYVSICDLVATDPITENGLYRQLKEQAFLGVIESEKTGGGRSQGSYLLHRLVTDPKHIIKAVRRDSSLEDLPTYDRLGDSASATAERDAELSSFS